The Miscanthus floridulus cultivar M001 chromosome 6, ASM1932011v1, whole genome shotgun sequence genomic interval tctccgaTGCGTCTGCTGGTGGTAAGAAGAGGGTCCCATCTCTCTTCTCCGTAGTTTTTAGAGATCTAGTTTGTTCAGGTTTATCCCAAATAATTCTATCAATGAAATTAGACGATTTTCGGTCGGGATATTGTTTCCTGCGATGATTTTAGTGATTGCAACGACGAGGTTGCCATTGTAGATGTCGATTTCATCGGCAGACGGCCAATTTGTGGCCGTTATCCGCAATGGGAGGGTGCTTCTGGGCACTCTCAACAAGGACAGTTCTCCGGATCGTCGATATTTGGGGGGAGAGGAAATCAAGGATTGAAGGTGATGGATCTGCATCCTATACTGTGCCTGACGATGCATGTGTCGATATTCTTTCATCGATTCAGATGCGCTTTGGATGGGTTCTAGAACATTGATCTTGAGGCTTGTCCAATGTTTTAGGGTTAATCGTTGGATTCGATACATGGACTGTACTCTGGCTTCGGTGTTCGACTGCATCGACGAAAGCCACGAGGGAAGAAGACGATGGAAGAACTTGGATAGAATATTGTGCCTTACTTatttcaaaaattttcatatgTAGTTTGGCGCTTTGGAAAAAAAAGCACTCAGCTAAATCGCGAGCCACGTGATTGATTAGTTGACCgtcctaagagcatctccaagagttcacTAAATCTCCtcctaatccttggtttttagaaagatgagaaaaaaccTTCTCCAACAACTTCTAATCTATCGCCCTAATTTTTAGGATTCGGAAAACACTCACCCAatccgcgtaactttacgcgccgGAGACTTCGCGCGTATCGTAGCATCCCGCGTTGTTTCCCTCTTTGGCGTGGTGTTTTGGTGCGGCAGAGGGTCGCCACCGCTGTCTACTGGAGCGGAGTTGGTGCCCGCGTCCTCTGGACGGGAGGTGCTGCCGGGCTGCTGGGAGGTGGCCACCGCCTGGGACAACAAGACCATCCGGTGGATGTGCGTCTTGGTTCCTCCACGGCAGCGGCGTGTACGTGTTCGAGACAACACCACGGCAGCGGCGGCAGCCTACGTGAAACTACCGATGACTTTAGCGGAAAAAAAAATCGCAAAAAAAAGGTGGGACCAAATTTGATTTTTTAAAGTCAAATGTTAGGGATTATTGAAGATgacttttttttcctctcaataaCTTTTTAGGAGCCCGAAAACATGGAGTTTTTAGAAGAAATATTTACGGAGTCTCGAAGCCACGAGGGAAGAACGTTGCGACGGCGGAGGCGCAGCCAACCAAAAAGCTTCCACCAATCGTCAACACGACCCGCATGTGTGGGACCGGAGCACACCGTGTGCAGGTAGGCAGAAGAAGACTCGCAAATTTGACCCCTGGGCGCCGTCTCATAATGGCTGACGGCCCGACGCAGTGCCGCGCCCTTCCATCCATGGGTCAAAGTCTTGGGCCGGTCCACGGCGACGTCAACCGTGCCTCGCGCGAGCCAACCCTGCACGACTGGAAGAAAGCCAGCAGCATGTCACAACTCACTGGCTCGGCTCAGCCGCTCTGGTGGTGTCGCGCATCCGGTGGCCGTACGTGTACGTGGCGTGCGCGGGGCCAGGTTTCCTGCCAAAAATTTAGTCTTGCTCGCGTGCGCAGTGCGCTCCGGCTCGGCGCGGCCCGCAAAATCCGTCGTCTCCGTCGGTGGATCGGCAACAGGGTCCAGCGCGCGTGCAGCTAGGTGTCGCTTCGCGTCTTCACTTGTTGCCGTTGACGGCCCCGCCCGAGTCCGCCCGGACAGGATAAGAGGCGCCCTTCTGCGCTTGCTGGTTAGCTGCCTACCTTGTCATCTCTTGGCGTTGGCGAGCTGTGACATGGACACTGGCACACGCGATTGATCGGTTGCCTTGCCGGCCGCTTCTCCGGGGGCCGGGGCGATCGACCGATCGATCGAATGTCGTCCTACTCGTCTCTCCTCTCACCGAGCCACGCCCACGCGGATGATCATCGGGTTCTCAGCGGCGATGCCGACGACGACATGGCGGCCGTGTCTAGCTACCTCTCACTCGACGACATCGTAGATGATGTCGCCGGCGAGGAGTGCTACGGCCCGCtaggggaggcggcggcggcggcggctgttgatGAGTTCCAGTCGGTGCAGCAGGCGCCACTCTTCCTTGCCACGCTGCAAGCGGAGGATGGCTACTGCGTCAGTGGCAGTGGCGTTGAGCACGAGCAGAGCCTGCCGGATGCATCAGTGCTCAGCTCAGCTGCACTAGCCAACGACAACCACGACAGGATCAACCTGACGCAGTAAGCTTTTCGTTGATGAATAAGCTGCCCGATGATCCTCTCTGTTAGGCCCATCTCGATCACACCcgagttttatttttctcattGAATCATTCCCTGCAAAACGACCCCCCTCTGATCTGAATTACAGTAAACGTGTGCGATTTGCTGAAATTGGCAGGGACGGAGGCTCGAGGAGGCCACTGAGGAGCGAGCACGGTAAGATCGCGTTCAAGACGCGGTCGGACGTGGACGTGCTGGACGACGGGTACCGGTGGCGCAAGTACGGCAAGAAGCTGGTCAAGAACAGCCCAAACCcgaggtatatatatataaatgtagtaaTCGCTTTTACACTTCTGCATGGATCGAGCTTTTATTCTTTTCAAATATCCTCGCTGATGAACATGAACATTTTTTCCGATTTGCTGCTCGGGCCACGcaatataatataataataataatataaccaGGAACTACTACCGGTGCTCTAGCGAGGGGTGCCGCGTGAAGAAGCGGGTGGAGCGGGAACGGGACGACGCGCGCTTCGTCATCACCACCTACGACGGCGTCCATAACCACCCGGCCGCCGCGCCGCCACGGTCGCCGGCATATCGGCTCCGGGACCTGCCGCACGGGCACCACGTCTAGGAGCCAGGAAACCGGCGGCGTCTCCGCGGCCGTCGATTTCTTGGCGCGGCTAGAGTTCTGTTCTAGCACTAGTAGTGCCCGGGCGCTATATGTTTTGTATGTTTTGGAACACCTTTTGCCAAGTATTTACCGTATATTAGTCTTCTTTGTTTAAATCCACTCTTTAAATTAGTCTTTCTTAAACTCACTCTTTATTTCTTTTAAAGCACTCACTCTTTAAGTCCTTGTTAAAGAGCTATTCTAATAAAAATCACTCTCTATGTCTCttcactagggatgaaaacggtacggatattttccgaccgtatttgaaaccgaatccgtttagaggggttgagatctgtccgtatccgagtccggatatccaacatccgataccgtatccgtatccgtatccgaatactcaaatcgtatatttatgatgtcgatatccaatcgtatcctatctgacatagttgacattatccgtattcgaatccgaatccggacagaaatatgaaaataaatgtaatattggtgatatccgtccgtatccgatccgttttcatccctgctcTTCACACTCTAACAGCATGTCTATATTTTATTACGAACGTTGCATAGCCAGCTCCGCTGTCTACGTTTGACAGTGAGAAACTAGAAATATTAGTTAGGCGCTGTTTGGATCccttcattttggaggaattgaaatctacttaatgaattatgctatttagcttggaatttgacattccataactTTTCCAAACTCACAAATAAGCCTATATCAAATTTATAGTGTGAGAGATGAAAATAGATTCTATAGATCACTGTGCTATAATtctattctccaacttatagcacactctgcaacatataagtatattccttgtatgcctaacaataaatatacaaatttaTTCCATATACAATTATATTAACTTAATTAATttatgtctaaattataattattagaatgaattcaattcaaagGATATTTAAAGACTTatactgaagaagaagaagaagctgttattgatttttttttactaaaattcatatttttattaatatGGAAGGATACTTTTGGATTTGATGTCAGTAGTTTCTCCAATTGATGCGCGatgttctttttctatcgcgATGGTGATTCATTAATCCTAGATCTTTTACTCCTCTATGCTACTAACGTTCTACTTCCTCCGATTCAGTTTATAATACATCTTCTAAATTACATTTTTACtatttttatattttatattatattgtttATAATTATAGACTTATAGTCATTAGATAGTACATTTTATTACAAAAGTTAATAATATCAAATTTATATTATAATAATTTAAAAATTCTTAACTAAActattgatcaaagattataaaattTGGCATACACGAAATGCCTTAAAAACTAGACTGCAGGAGTACTACATAGAGCCGAGTTTATATGATCATGGGGGCCCAAATGCAGGCGTTCCTTGATTGCTGGCGCAGCGCAGCCTCTCTGCGTTGTGATCTTGCTGCTGGGCCGGACCAATCCAGTTTTCCTGCACCATAACATGATGACATGAGCGTGACTTAAACTATTGGATTGACTTACCGTGACTAAAACTGTTGGATTGGCTTATTAGAGTCGACAAATATGATTATACCCGACTCTAGTTTTATCACAAACTATGGTATTattatgaatttttttttgccaaaattaCTTCCCATTCAATCAATATGTCAAACCTAGCACTGATAAAATAAATTTTCAGTCTCAAATTAAAAAATATATCTATATTCTCTATTCTAATTTATTGAAAAAATATTGATGATTTTTGTAATGCCATTGTTATATATCGCAAAAAAATAATGGCATTGTTTGATGTCAACTTTGATCTTAACAATGTCTTCTTTAAATATTTGATGTTAACAATGTTACTGAATGATGCTTGGCTCCCATGTTAATGGAGACGACAAAAGCTTTTCAAGTGAGCCTTAACGAACCTCAGCATAGTTGAGTAATCATGGAAGGGAGTTGAGCCTTAACGGGCACTGGTTCGTTGCGTTAGCATCAAAGAGGTAGGGGTAAAGCATCCGAAGTTTTGACTCCTTCTCCCAAGTGGCTTCTcgttcagtgtggttgctccactgGACCTTGCACATGGGTATGACCGTGCTTCTAGTCTCCTCGGCTCTGTCAAGTATCCGGATAGGGTGCTCCCTATACTCCAGAGTGTCCTGTATATCGAGTGCCTCCGTAGGTACTTGCTCATCTGGTAGCTTCAAGCACTTGCGTAGCTGAGATATATGGAGCACTGGGTGCACTCCGGTCAATTCCCCAGGCAGCTCCAACTTATAGGCTAGCTTGCCAattctctaacagatcttgtacggtcctacaTACTTTGGTGCCAACTTCCCTTTCACATGAAACCTGATGGTGCCTCGGAGTGGGGAGACTTTGAGGTAGACATAGTCTCCAATTTCAAACTCAAGGTCTCTTCACCTGTTAtctgcgtaactcttctgtcagcTTTGAGTAATTCTCAGATTGTCTCGCACTTGGGCGACTCCTTCTTTAGCATCCTTGATCTTTGCGGGGCCAAAGAACGCTCTCTCTCCTACTTCTGACCACatcagaggggtcctacactttcTCCCATACAAGGCCTCAAATAGTGACATCTTGAAGCTAGCCtagtaactgttgttgtaagaaaactctacGTGTGGCAAACTCTTCTCCCAATCAGACCCATACTTCAGAACACAAGCTcggagcatgtcttctaagatttgattcactctttCTGTCTGAGGGTGGTAAGTGGTGCTGTAATCTAGTCAAGCCCCAATTGCCTTGTGAAGACTCTTCCAGAACTTGGATACGTATTGCGTCCCCCGATCAGACACTATGCTCATAGGGGCTCCGTGAAGCCTGAGAATGTTATCCACATATAGATCTATGAGCTTCTCAACCCTATAGTCATTCCTCACAACTATAAAGTGAGCTACCTTGGTCAATCTATCAACAATTACCCTTATCGAGTCATGGCCTTTCGGGGTTCGAGGTAAACCCACTATAAAGTTCATGGATATGCTTTCCCACTTCCATATTGGAACATCTAAGGGCTTCAATAGTCCTATCGATCTCTGGTACTCAACCTTGATCCTATTGCAGATGTCGCATCGTGCGACATGTCCCGCAATATCGGCTTTCATATACTTCTAGCAGAAAAGCTTCTTCAAGTCagcatacatcttggtacttcttgGGTGGATGCAATACTTCGAGTCATGTCCTTCAGCTAGGATCTCTTCTCACAGGGCTGAATCTAAGGGTACACAGATTTGATCCTTGTACCAATacactccttgttcatcttctctgAACTCAGGACACTTGCCTTGCTCCATGAGCTCTCGGACTTCCTAGATTTTGGGGCATTCTTGCTAGGCTTTGCGGATTCTATCTTCGAGGTTGTACTGCACTCGAAGCTCATTCAACAATCCCTTTGCTAGGATTTCGAGCCGGAGGCCCTCCATTTCCTGGCTTAGCTCTGGTGGTATGGCCTCTATCATCAGACTATGGCAATAGCTCTTGCGGCTCAaggcatctacgactacattaaCTTTCCCTGGGTGATAGTGTATCTCTAGGTTGTAGTCCTTAACCAGCTCTAGCCAtcgtgtaacatcctaaaatttgaaattctagaaatgcacctaaaaagatttaatttagaatttttgtgcacatgaaatacaGGAAAATAAActttttcattagattaaaattcatcataaggtagcaacatgtttgagcatacatgccattgcatttgatttattggttgcgtggttttgattgaaaattcaaaatggttaaaattgcttttgcaaatgaaattaaaaatggctttgaaataaaagaaaagaaaattataaaatgaaagaatttaaaaagttattctTAGAAAACTTACctaaaattggttcatttatgtttgaattaaaaagtatattttaaatcatatttatactcgattcggttcatatttgaatttgttttgaattaagaaaagaaaaaggatttggaaaaataaaaagaagaaaaatctcCTCTCTCTCATTTTGGCTCGAAGGCCCACGCTTCCTCCCTACCGGCCCGCTCCTTTCCTCCTCTCCGCCGGCCTAGCTCGTCGCCTAGCCTAGTCCCACGCGCCTCCTTCCTACCTCCCTGGCCGCAGCCCGCTTCACGCTCAGCCTACTAGCGGCCCAGCCACCCCTCCCTTTGTCCCCTTCATCTTTCCTCCCGCGCATCGGCCCACTCCGCACGCGGCCTGCCCCGCATCGGCCTGCTTCATTGCCCACTCACGCACACGCCGCAGCCCACCAACGTGGCCCGCTCAGTGCACTGCTCGGTCTTTACCTCGACGCTCGCACAGCCGCTGGCCCCACCCGTCAGCTAGccactttcctttcttccccgcgcGCTCGTTTCCTTTCTTCACCGCCGATGATGGCGCATGCCATGCACGGCAAGCCGCCGGGCCACCGCGCCCGCATGGAAGACGCCCAATTTGGCCCGCCACCCGCTCCCCTTCCATCTACCGTACCCCATCCGGCCTATAAAGCACCGAGCCAAGCCCCTCTCCCTCCTTTTCTCCGTTCGCCGCTCGAGCTCACCACCGCCGCCCTGTAGCCCACTGCTCCGGTGCCCAAACCTCGACGCCGACGCCACCTGAAGCTTCGCCGTGACCCAACGCAACCATAGGTATCTCCAATTTCACGTTTTGGTCATGGATTGCCCGGATTCATCCTCGCCCGCAcccttttctctctctccagccgtcgtcgccgtcgccggtcACTCCAGAGCCTTCCCGGACGCATCTGTCGCCTTCCCcggactcgcggtgagctcccGAACCTCCTCATCCCCTTTCTTGTCGCATTTAGTGCACTAGAACACCATATCGGCAAGCTTTGAACCACCATTCATGGCGCCACCGTAGGACCATCACCTCAATGTGCTCCCCGTCTTCGAGTTGTACCTAGTTGAATTTGCAAGTTCCCATACTGTTTCTGTGTTATCGGTTGAACGCGAGGTGGCCGGAATCGCCATCTTGGCGTTTAACGGCGAGCTCGGATCATCGGCATCCATGGCGAGTTCGTCGGCGTCTCTGTGCAGACGATGGGGAAATCCCTTTTCACTCTATGTTGCCCGATTCTTGATGAACGGTTAGGATTAGATACCTCTTCAATGTTAAGCAACCGGTCCAACGTGGACCTATGGACCCGACCCACGGTGCCGTGCCAGCGAGCCCAACGCACGCGTGGTGCACCGCTCCAATCATGTGCCGCCACGTGTCGGCCCAGTCAGCAGCCGCAGTCAGCCCTTGGTCAAGCCACGCCCATTTTAGCAGAATAGCCCCTTTGTTTTTGgtgaatcaacccgcaatccaaatcagttcaaaataatttctttttggtcatgttttcttctgttttagccCCTATAGTTTTGAGTATTAGTACCCGCAGTCCAGTTAGCATTTAAATTTCAGAattaattagtttaaattcaaatttgagttcatttaattacagaaatgtcattgaaccttatttcatgcataacttttatgttttaagtccgatttggcccgttcgaattgcgttaggactgtatttatgttttctacatgtttatactactattaggcaagttttcaatatttaaaattcatgggtagatttaatctattatttaactaaaggaaaacttgtttaaatcataacttattcattttaactctgaaatagtccgttcaagttacgTTGGATTCATAACGATGTGACCTacgcattagtatcaatgttttctatgtcaaaatctttggaatttcatggtttaaatcccaaCTCGAATAATAAATATGTCACTAGATTTATAgataaaatgtaataaattccacttcgatttttaaaaccaaatataagtttgacttaattcaacttaagtattttctctaaaatatcatatacatgattttatataataaaataaataaagctt includes:
- the LOC136458417 gene encoding probable WRKY transcription factor 26; protein product: MSSYSSLLSPSHAHADDHRVLSGDADDDMAAVSSYLSLDDIVDDVAGEECYGPLGEAAAAAAVDEFQSVQQAPLFLATLQAEDGYCVSGSGVEHEQSLPDASVLSSAALANDNHDRINLTQDGGSRRPLRSEHGKIAFKTRSDVDVLDDGYRWRKYGKKLVKNSPNPRNYYRCSSEGCRVKKRVERERDDARFVITTYDGVHNHPAAAPPRSPAYRLRDLPHGHHV